The Bacteroidales bacterium genome includes a region encoding these proteins:
- a CDS encoding DUF1801 domain-containing protein, whose product QKRKDSFVLFEMMKKATGEEPVLWSSSIIGFGNKRYKSPNTGREVDWLLIGFSPRKANLALYLSLTIKELDYLLEKLGKYKTGVGCLYINKLEDINLDVLTEIIDTALKLK is encoded by the coding sequence CAAAAGCGAAAAGATAGCTTTGTGTTATTTGAAATGATGAAAAAAGCAACTGGAGAGGAGCCTGTATTATGGAGCAGTTCCATCATCGGATTTGGTAATAAACGGTATAAAAGTCCCAATACCGGCAGAGAAGTGGATTGGCTACTGATTGGTTTCTCCCCACGTAAAGCGAACCTGGCATTATACCTGTCTTTAACTATCAAAGAACTCGATTACTTACTGGAAAAGCTTGGCAAGTATAAAACAGGTGTAGGTTGCCTTTATATCAATAAGCTGGAAGATATCAACCTTGATGTACTGACTGAAATTATTGACACAGCGTTAAAACTTAAATAG